One Gemmatimonadaceae bacterium DNA window includes the following coding sequences:
- a CDS encoding chemotaxis protein CheW, which translates to MNTDATKLVNFRLGDDLFAADIFAVERVLRYQTPRSLPNVPAWVEGVIEYQKRVIPVVNLRRRFELPDREAAPETRIVVLNAHGDWIGVVVDAVVEVSSVEAESVSAAPSFFRGLAGEYLKGIVRRGEGQRLVIVLDVEQLLSSTERIALQLGSARGTPIASAAVVDA; encoded by the coding sequence ATGAATACCGATGCAACGAAGCTCGTGAACTTTCGCCTCGGCGACGATCTCTTTGCCGCCGACATCTTCGCCGTCGAACGTGTACTGCGCTATCAGACGCCACGTTCGCTGCCCAACGTGCCGGCGTGGGTCGAAGGCGTGATCGAATATCAGAAGCGCGTGATTCCCGTCGTGAATCTGCGTCGCCGCTTCGAGCTGCCCGATCGGGAGGCCGCGCCCGAGACCCGCATCGTCGTGCTCAATGCCCACGGCGACTGGATCGGTGTCGTTGTCGACGCGGTGGTCGAGGTGTCGTCGGTGGAGGCGGAAAGCGTGTCGGCCGCACCGTCGTTCTTTCGCGGGCTCGCGGGCGAATACCTCAAAGGGATCGTGCGGCGAGGCGAGGGGCAGCGATTGGTGATCGTCCTCGACGTCGAGCAACTTCTCTCGTCGACCGAACGCATCGCGCTCCAGCTCGGAAGTGCTCGCGGCACGCCAATCGCCAGCGCCGCCGTCGTCGATGCCTAA
- a CDS encoding tetratricopeptide repeat protein, translated as MLAARQSPAPPSSMPNEQPPSFRERYGALAQRLSGQGAEKELDALKTEIGALFKQVEQEIGELSTLRDDVKQLVERWKTIRAHHGGNGNSGTHAAVPSNAPQFSGERPVVHADHLGASTFIEKGWSKLSLGDHVGAEAALRKAIELSPNDPQSEALLGWALMLQEKYDDALLTFQKVLMRQPQNALARINVGYICLKKGIFGEAIEHLSRAIRLDNDKKASLYAHFYLGLVYLERDMFEDAQTFFRKTIALGPGLIEAHFELGRALWFNGQRDEAIETWKGGFAANKFNQWGKRCADVLKTVEQGGEP; from the coding sequence GTGCTCGCGGCACGCCAATCGCCAGCGCCGCCGTCGTCGATGCCTAACGAACAGCCGCCGTCGTTCCGCGAGCGATATGGCGCGCTCGCACAGCGGCTGTCCGGTCAGGGCGCCGAGAAGGAGCTGGACGCGCTCAAAACGGAGATCGGTGCGCTCTTCAAGCAAGTGGAGCAGGAGATCGGTGAGCTCAGCACCCTGCGCGACGACGTGAAACAATTGGTGGAGCGGTGGAAGACCATCCGCGCGCACCACGGCGGCAACGGGAATTCCGGCACGCACGCTGCTGTCCCGTCGAATGCGCCACAGTTTTCCGGCGAGCGTCCCGTGGTGCACGCGGATCACCTTGGCGCGTCGACGTTCATCGAAAAAGGCTGGAGCAAGCTTTCACTTGGCGATCATGTCGGCGCGGAGGCCGCGCTGCGAAAGGCAATCGAGCTCTCGCCTAACGATCCGCAGTCCGAGGCGCTGCTCGGTTGGGCGCTCATGCTCCAGGAAAAGTACGACGACGCCCTGCTCACATTCCAGAAAGTGTTGATGCGTCAGCCACAGAACGCGCTCGCGCGAATCAACGTCGGCTACATTTGCCTCAAGAAGGGCATCTTCGGCGAAGCGATCGAGCATCTCTCGCGCGCCATCCGGCTCGATAACGACAAGAAGGCATCGCTCTACGCCCACTTTTATCTGGGATTGGTGTATCTCGAGCGCGACATGTTCGAGGACGCGCAGACGTTTTTCCGAAAAACCATTGCGCTGGGGCCGGGTCTGATCGAGGCCCATTTCGAGCTGGGGCGTGCGCTCTGGTTCAACGGCCAGCGCGACGAGGCGATCGAGACATGGAAGGGCGGCTTCGCCGCGAACAAGTTCAATCAATGGGGAAAGCGTTGCGCGGATGTCCTGAAAACGGTGGAGCAGGGGGGAGAGCCCTAG
- a CDS encoding YegS/Rv2252/BmrU family lipid kinase, with product MMTNRHRHFAMIIHGARAEREDVRHLIDWVRAKGHVVEAHVTLEAGDATAMTAAAARAGADAVIAVGGDGTVNEVINGLDGFDTPVGIIPMGTANDFATQAGIPADADHAMDLILHRKPARIDTASLNGRRFLNVSTGGVGAEATAETPSEAKESLGPLAYAITGVRKFAEFEAYRASFRGGDFSFDGEFVMFAVGLTRASGGGTLVTPNASVTDGLLDVCVVESMGRADFARLLLKIKRGEHLGEPGVHYAQLPSVVIESDRPLSVNVDGESMDATRLDYVARVKDLWVYVDHLPGP from the coding sequence ATGATGACGAACCGACACCGCCATTTCGCGATGATCATTCACGGCGCGCGCGCCGAGCGAGAGGACGTGCGTCATCTCATCGATTGGGTGCGGGCGAAAGGGCACGTGGTCGAGGCTCACGTCACACTCGAAGCAGGTGACGCGACGGCGATGACCGCTGCCGCTGCACGCGCCGGGGCGGACGCCGTCATCGCGGTGGGTGGCGACGGGACGGTGAACGAGGTGATCAATGGTCTCGACGGTTTCGATACGCCAGTCGGCATCATCCCCATGGGCACAGCCAACGATTTCGCGACGCAGGCAGGGATCCCCGCCGACGCCGACCACGCGATGGATCTTATCCTACATCGCAAGCCAGCGCGTATCGACACCGCGTCGCTGAATGGACGTCGATTCCTGAACGTCTCTACGGGCGGGGTTGGGGCCGAGGCAACCGCGGAGACGCCGTCGGAGGCGAAGGAGAGCCTCGGTCCCTTAGCATACGCGATCACGGGCGTCCGCAAGTTCGCCGAGTTCGAAGCCTACCGCGCGAGCTTTCGCGGCGGCGACTTCTCATTCGACGGCGAGTTCGTGATGTTCGCCGTTGGGCTGACGCGCGCATCGGGCGGCGGCACTCTGGTGACGCCTAACGCGTCCGTTACCGATGGGCTCCTCGACGTCTGCGTGGTCGAGTCGATGGGGCGCGCCGACTTCGCGCGGCTCCTCCTGAAGATCAAGCGCGGTGAGCATCTCGGTGAACCGGGAGTGCATTACGCACAACTACCGTCGGTGGTGATCGAATCCGACCGCCCACTCAGCGTGAACGTCGACGGCGAGAGCATGGATGCGACCCGACTGGACTACGTTGCTCGCGTGAAGGATCTGTGGGTGTACGTCGATCATCTGCCTGGGCCGTAG
- the rsmH gene encoding 16S rRNA (cytosine(1402)-N(4))-methyltransferase RsmH — MSAPSPGVDGSNWDSAYHAPVLAREVVDLLGASHSVLDGTLGGGGHALALLEAGVEHLTGVDRDPDALESVKNRLAPFASNGRFEAHIGNYAEIGQIGELAGVRFDGVLLDLGISSHQIDDPSRGFTFREDAPLDMRMDRGENEDTPTAADVLNSFDEHALASIFREYGDEHRAHRLAREVVRRRTNREFAVSDDLVGAIRGALGARTGPADFARLFQALRIAVNDELTGLERALPVLRDRLLPGGVMAVIAYHSGEDRLVKHAFREWSSDCVCPPKHPICTCRGRALGELIGRKATTPAPDELARNARSRSARLRAFRRSADA; from the coding sequence ATGTCCGCCCCGTCTCCCGGCGTCGACGGTTCAAACTGGGATAGCGCATATCACGCGCCTGTGCTCGCCAGGGAGGTCGTCGATCTTCTAGGCGCGAGCCATTCGGTTCTGGATGGCACGCTGGGCGGTGGGGGACATGCACTGGCGCTTCTCGAGGCGGGCGTGGAGCATCTCACTGGCGTCGATCGCGATCCCGACGCCCTCGAATCGGTCAAAAATCGGCTCGCCCCTTTCGCCTCGAATGGTCGCTTCGAGGCACACATCGGCAATTACGCGGAGATCGGTCAGATCGGTGAGCTCGCTGGCGTGCGGTTCGACGGCGTCTTGCTCGATCTCGGAATCTCCTCTCATCAGATCGATGATCCGAGTCGAGGCTTCACCTTCCGCGAAGACGCGCCCCTCGACATGCGCATGGACCGCGGCGAGAACGAGGACACTCCGACGGCTGCAGACGTTCTCAACTCGTTCGACGAGCACGCGCTCGCTTCGATCTTCCGCGAATATGGGGACGAGCATCGCGCGCATCGGCTCGCGCGGGAGGTTGTGCGTCGCCGGACGAACCGCGAATTCGCCGTGAGCGACGATCTTGTCGGGGCAATTCGCGGGGCGCTTGGTGCGCGCACCGGACCAGCCGACTTCGCGCGACTCTTTCAAGCGCTGCGAATCGCCGTGAACGATGAGCTCACCGGGCTCGAGCGGGCGCTGCCTGTCTTGCGCGATCGCCTCTTGCCCGGCGGCGTGATGGCCGTCATCGCGTATCACTCGGGCGAGGACCGTCTTGTGAAGCACGCCTTTCGCGAGTGGAGCAGCGATTGCGTCTGTCCGCCGAAGCATCCGATCTGCACCTGCCGCGGGCGTGCGCTCGGCGAACTCATTGGGCGCAAGGCGACCACGCCCGCTCCGGACGAGCTCGCGCGCAACGCGCGGTCGCGCAGTGCGCGGTTGCGGGCGTTTCGTCGGAGCGCGGACGCGTGA
- a CDS encoding cell division protein FtsL — MTRGRLSRRATVALVLFGFVLVATGVIARRTYGIDQARALRELDRRRQALEAERVKLDGEIRDASSRAKLAPIAEQRLNMHVPSPEQVIMLPVPSAATHKPRP, encoded by the coding sequence GTGACTCGTGGGCGGCTCTCGCGCCGAGCTACGGTTGCGCTCGTGTTGTTTGGTTTCGTCCTCGTGGCGACAGGCGTCATTGCACGGAGAACGTACGGAATCGATCAGGCGCGCGCGCTGCGTGAGCTCGATCGGCGGCGTCAGGCGCTCGAGGCCGAGCGCGTGAAGCTCGACGGAGAGATTCGCGACGCCTCCAGCCGAGCGAAACTAGCGCCGATAGCCGAGCAGCGACTCAACATGCACGTGCCTTCCCCAGAGCAAGTCATCATGCTGCCGGTGCCGTCGGCTGCGACTCATAAGCCGCGCCCATGA
- a CDS encoding penicillin-binding transpeptidase domain-containing protein: MIRSRRIKIVHALLALFALAVIGQAAHVQLLQRNTWRARAARQQLAPREMPAPRGEILDAAGLVLAQSREMVQLEVAPREVRAQDRVELHRALARVQVKPEWIRRALDPKRAWVTLPGRYLATDVAWATRIRGVRATAASVRAYAMSEGTRRLVGHVDAQNSAVDGIELALDTILRGTAGTATLVRDVRGRSFESPNEPQVAPRPGNTVVLTLNHELQEIAERALADAVEKMGADGGDIVVLDPQEGDILAMASRRQDQRSTAATALTEPFEPGSTLKPFIAAGLLARGRARETDVINTGDGTLQLEGRVIHDDHLVGRASLATVLQWSSNIGIVKFAQRLTRREEFETLRDFGFGTATGVPYPSEASGVLREPSKWSPQSPASLAMGYEISVTPLQLAVAYAAFANGGELVEPALVKEIRAPDGSVLYRHQKRVVRRVLTPDVATRIRKILLNVVENGTALQADLSSFLLAGKTGTPRRTVNGRYAAQQYNPNFAGLFPGDAPQFVIVVKLTNPRDQKGSFYSAATAAPLTKTVLQAALAARDAALDRDKLASSAGAAAVSTRPDTRADAAPPVQLAVAGDTTTREAGGIYRARQRAREEASTGDVAFIVSLPQRHSASRPPQAARLIPDIRGMPLRDAVLSLHNAGFHVRVVSGTDGATDPAAGSVAPAGAVVRLFHDF; the protein is encoded by the coding sequence ATGATTCGCTCGCGTCGCATCAAGATCGTCCACGCGCTGTTGGCGCTGTTCGCGCTCGCTGTCATCGGACAGGCTGCGCATGTGCAGCTGCTTCAGCGCAACACGTGGCGAGCGCGGGCCGCGCGACAACAGCTCGCGCCCCGCGAGATGCCTGCTCCTCGTGGCGAGATTCTCGACGCTGCTGGTCTCGTGCTCGCGCAGAGCCGGGAGATGGTTCAACTCGAGGTCGCGCCGCGCGAGGTGCGCGCGCAAGATCGGGTTGAGCTCCACCGTGCGCTGGCGAGAGTGCAGGTGAAGCCGGAGTGGATCCGTCGAGCGCTCGATCCAAAGAGAGCATGGGTTACGTTGCCGGGCCGCTATCTCGCGACGGACGTCGCGTGGGCAACGCGGATTCGCGGTGTACGCGCGACCGCGGCGAGCGTACGAGCGTACGCGATGTCGGAGGGCACGCGTCGGCTCGTGGGTCACGTCGATGCACAGAACAGCGCGGTCGATGGAATCGAGCTTGCGCTCGATACCATTCTCCGCGGCACCGCCGGCACGGCGACGCTCGTCCGAGACGTGCGGGGACGGAGCTTCGAGTCGCCTAACGAGCCACAGGTCGCGCCGCGTCCGGGCAACACCGTCGTGCTCACGCTCAATCACGAGCTACAGGAGATCGCGGAACGCGCCCTGGCCGACGCGGTCGAGAAAATGGGCGCGGACGGAGGAGACATCGTCGTCCTCGATCCGCAGGAAGGGGACATCCTCGCGATGGCGAGTCGCCGGCAGGATCAGCGGTCCACCGCCGCAACCGCGCTCACCGAGCCATTCGAGCCTGGCTCGACGCTCAAGCCGTTCATCGCCGCCGGGCTGCTCGCGCGTGGCCGCGCACGCGAGACCGATGTGATCAACACCGGCGACGGCACGCTCCAGCTCGAGGGACGCGTCATCCACGATGATCATCTCGTGGGTCGGGCGTCGCTGGCGACCGTGCTGCAATGGTCGAGCAACATCGGGATCGTGAAATTCGCCCAGCGTCTAACGCGGCGCGAGGAGTTCGAGACGCTGCGCGATTTTGGCTTCGGCACGGCGACCGGCGTGCCCTATCCGTCGGAGGCCAGCGGCGTGCTGCGCGAGCCGTCAAAGTGGTCACCGCAATCGCCGGCTTCGCTGGCGATGGGTTACGAGATTTCGGTAACGCCGTTGCAACTCGCCGTCGCGTATGCGGCGTTCGCGAATGGCGGTGAGCTCGTCGAGCCTGCGCTCGTCAAAGAGATTCGGGCGCCAGACGGCTCGGTGTTGTACCGCCATCAGAAGCGCGTTGTGCGGCGCGTGCTCACGCCCGACGTCGCGACTCGTATTCGTAAGATATTGCTCAACGTCGTCGAGAATGGAACGGCGCTGCAGGCGGACCTGAGCAGCTTTCTCCTCGCCGGGAAGACCGGCACGCCGCGTCGGACAGTGAACGGACGGTATGCGGCGCAGCAGTACAATCCGAACTTTGCCGGCCTCTTCCCGGGCGACGCGCCGCAATTCGTGATCGTCGTGAAGCTCACGAATCCGCGCGACCAGAAAGGAAGCTTCTACAGCGCGGCGACAGCAGCGCCGCTGACGAAGACTGTCCTCCAGGCTGCGCTCGCGGCGCGCGACGCGGCGCTCGACCGCGACAAGCTGGCATCGAGTGCCGGCGCCGCCGCCGTTTCGACGCGCCCGGACACGAGGGCCGACGCGGCGCCGCCAGTGCAACTGGCGGTCGCGGGCGACACCACAACGCGCGAGGCCGGTGGCATCTATCGCGCCCGCCAGCGAGCCCGCGAAGAGGCAAGTACCGGCGACGTAGCATTCATTGTGTCACTGCCGCAGCGACACAGCGCGTCGCGGCCTCCGCAGGCCGCGCGGCTGATACCGGATATCCGCGGCATGCCCCTGCGCGACGCCGTGCTCTCGCTCCACAACGCCGGCTTCCACGTCCGGGTCGTGAGCGGAACCGATGGCGCAACCGATCCGGCGGCTGGGAGCGTGGCGCCAGCCGGCGCGGTCGTCCGACTCTTTCACGACTTCTAA
- a CDS encoding UDP-N-acetylmuramoyl-L-alanyl-D-glutamate--2,6-diaminopimelate ligase, which produces MTEFSLADIVGVLTSAELLVDRRGDLPLSAQGITDDSRLVRPGTLFIAVRGTERDGHDYLEMARAAGAVAAIVESADRVPEGLPALVVHDGRRAAPLAAAAAYGWPAKYLQLVGVTGTNGKTTTVNMLRHILEGREAGSASIGTLGVLVGSAGEPVEGGGGLTTPGPVELQRLLRVLVDARIGKVAMEVSSHSLHQSRVEGVQFDVIVFTNFTRDHLDYHRTMEEYFRAKARLLDYLKPHGTVVYNLDEKAWTALRTDRRRVAFSERVVSAEVHCEGVQFGPRGSEWTLALGNERLPVHLPLIGDFNVMNALGAAAAAYALGTSTAQIAARLSSLPQVPGRLELLNESPAVLRDYAHTPDALERALQAVRPFTHGRLLAVFGCGGDRDRGKRPVMGEIAERLADHAIVTSDNPRTEDPERILDDIETGMHSGTHERITDRLEAIQRALAIAEPQDVVLLAGKGHETYQVRGTTKYPFDEKEIVKSLMSTPSSKHA; this is translated from the coding sequence GTGACGGAGTTCTCGCTCGCGGACATCGTCGGCGTGCTCACCTCGGCGGAGTTGCTGGTCGACCGGCGTGGTGATCTGCCGCTATCCGCGCAGGGAATCACCGATGATAGCCGACTCGTTCGGCCCGGTACGCTCTTCATCGCCGTTCGTGGGACGGAACGGGACGGGCATGACTATCTCGAGATGGCACGGGCGGCGGGCGCGGTCGCGGCCATAGTCGAATCGGCGGATCGAGTGCCAGAAGGGCTGCCTGCACTCGTCGTGCACGATGGCCGGCGTGCGGCGCCACTCGCTGCGGCCGCGGCGTACGGCTGGCCCGCAAAATATCTCCAGCTCGTCGGCGTCACAGGCACCAACGGAAAGACGACGACGGTGAACATGCTCCGCCACATCCTCGAGGGTCGCGAGGCAGGCAGTGCGTCGATCGGAACGCTCGGGGTGCTGGTGGGCAGCGCCGGCGAGCCGGTGGAGGGCGGCGGAGGCCTAACGACGCCCGGACCCGTCGAGCTGCAGCGTCTTCTCCGAGTCCTTGTCGACGCGCGAATCGGCAAGGTGGCGATGGAGGTATCGTCACACTCGCTCCATCAGAGCCGCGTCGAAGGCGTGCAGTTCGACGTGATCGTCTTCACGAACTTCACGCGCGACCACCTCGATTATCATCGGACGATGGAGGAGTACTTCCGCGCGAAGGCCCGGCTACTCGACTATCTCAAGCCCCACGGCACCGTCGTATACAATCTCGACGAGAAGGCGTGGACCGCGCTACGCACGGATCGACGGCGCGTCGCGTTCAGCGAGCGCGTGGTGAGCGCCGAGGTGCACTGCGAGGGGGTGCAATTCGGTCCGCGGGGCAGTGAGTGGACGCTCGCGCTCGGCAACGAACGCCTGCCGGTGCACCTCCCACTCATCGGTGACTTCAACGTCATGAATGCGCTCGGTGCCGCGGCGGCGGCGTATGCGTTAGGCACGTCGACTGCCCAGATCGCCGCGCGGCTCTCGTCCTTGCCGCAGGTGCCTGGCCGTCTGGAATTGCTGAACGAGTCGCCGGCGGTCTTGCGCGATTATGCACACACGCCGGACGCACTCGAGCGTGCACTCCAGGCGGTGCGGCCGTTCACGCACGGACGTCTTCTCGCGGTATTCGGCTGCGGCGGCGATCGTGATCGCGGCAAGCGACCGGTCATGGGTGAGATTGCCGAACGGCTCGCCGACCACGCGATCGTCACGAGCGACAATCCCCGCACGGAAGATCCGGAGCGGATCCTCGACGATATCGAAACCGGAATGCATAGCGGCACCCACGAGCGAATCACCGACCGGCTCGAGGCAATTCAGCGGGCGCTCGCGATCGCGGAGCCGCAGGACGTCGTTCTTCTTGCCGGCAAAGGGCACGAGACGTATCAGGTCCGCGGGACCACGAAATACCCATTCGATGAAAAGGAGATTGTAAAATCACTCATGTCGACGCCATCGTCGAAGCACGCATGA
- the murF gene encoding UDP-N-acetylmuramoyl-tripeptide--D-alanyl-D-alanine ligase — translation MNFWSWDRVADALQPFAAVNLPRGLESFARIWSDTRTIARGDLFVALVGERFDAHEFLQQAVASGAGGLVVSRAEGTRGLGVPVFEVRDTLVALGALGRYRRCAWGNPVVGVVGTNGKTSTKELLKAALGSTLSTHATYGNLNNLVGVPLTLLAIPDEADVAVIEMGTNQPGEVARLRAVVEPNVTVVTSIAEEHLEGLGDLAGVMREELAACDGVAMAVVPASQPDVVAEARKRARRVIAAGVDEGDLRADQWTLDTDGSGRVTVGGKEVRVPLRGVHNLRNTMLALAVARELGVPVERAAEGIARMSVPPMRSNVEQLGQATLVNDAYNSNPGSARAALELLQHAGRGRQRVAVLGTMLELGPSGPSLHESLARDALASPIEVLAGLGEFAAAFDRAADASARQRLVTADDVESLWNRLASRLEPDAVILLKASRGVRLEQLVPKIREWAAGKGAKG, via the coding sequence ATGAACTTTTGGAGCTGGGACCGCGTTGCCGATGCGCTGCAGCCGTTCGCGGCGGTGAACTTGCCACGGGGCCTTGAGTCGTTTGCGCGCATCTGGAGCGACACGCGTACGATTGCCCGCGGCGACCTGTTCGTCGCGCTCGTCGGTGAGCGATTCGATGCCCACGAGTTTCTTCAGCAAGCCGTGGCGAGCGGCGCCGGCGGTCTCGTGGTGTCGCGCGCCGAAGGCACGCGCGGGCTCGGCGTCCCCGTGTTCGAGGTGCGCGACACGCTCGTCGCGCTGGGTGCACTCGGGCGATATCGACGCTGCGCATGGGGAAACCCGGTCGTCGGCGTCGTCGGTACGAACGGCAAGACGAGCACGAAGGAGCTCCTGAAGGCAGCGTTAGGCAGCACGCTCTCGACGCACGCGACGTATGGGAATCTCAACAACCTCGTCGGAGTGCCGCTCACGCTGCTGGCCATCCCCGACGAGGCGGACGTCGCCGTCATCGAGATGGGCACGAACCAGCCCGGAGAAGTGGCGCGTTTACGCGCCGTCGTCGAGCCTAACGTGACCGTCGTCACCTCGATCGCCGAGGAACATCTCGAGGGCCTTGGCGATCTCGCGGGTGTGATGAGAGAGGAGCTGGCGGCCTGCGACGGCGTCGCAATGGCGGTGGTTCCCGCGAGTCAGCCGGACGTTGTCGCCGAAGCACGCAAGCGCGCCCGGCGTGTGATTGCCGCTGGCGTGGACGAGGGTGATCTTCGCGCCGACCAGTGGACGCTGGACACGGATGGAAGTGGCCGCGTGACGGTTGGCGGCAAGGAGGTTCGCGTGCCGCTGCGCGGTGTTCATAACTTACGAAACACGATGCTTGCCCTGGCGGTCGCTCGCGAGCTTGGCGTGCCGGTCGAGCGCGCCGCCGAGGGGATTGCGCGGATGTCGGTCCCACCCATGCGCTCGAACGTCGAGCAGCTCGGCCAAGCGACGCTCGTCAACGACGCGTACAACTCGAACCCCGGCTCGGCCCGGGCCGCGCTCGAGCTGCTGCAGCATGCCGGCCGCGGCCGACAACGCGTTGCCGTGCTGGGTACCATGCTCGAGCTGGGGCCGAGCGGTCCGTCGCTGCACGAGTCGCTGGCCCGCGACGCCTTGGCATCACCGATCGAGGTGCTCGCCGGCCTTGGCGAGTTCGCCGCTGCCTTCGACCGAGCCGCCGACGCCTCGGCGCGACAACGCCTCGTGACGGCCGACGACGTGGAGAGTCTCTGGAATCGGCTCGCGTCGCGTCTCGAGCCGGACGCCGTTATCCTGCTCAAGGCGTCGCGCGGGGTTCGGCTGGAGCAGCTGGTTCCGAAAATCAGAGAGTGGGCGGCAGGAAAAGGGGCTAAGGGCTAG
- the mraY gene encoding phospho-N-acetylmuramoyl-pentapeptide-transferase has protein sequence MLYYLLVPLIPKYRVFNLITYISFRAVMAAVTGLILSFILGPIILSALRRQAVHQVVREGTPDTHASKGTTPTMGGLIIIACSIIPILLWSRFSLRRPYVLVAMFVMLWMGAIGLLDDYLKLKQKREGKKNSGLVERYKLAGQVIIGVALGWYLWKDPLVPYLPGASTSVPFFKYVVVVPAAGFAWLYVVFTTFILTGTSNAVNMTDGLDGLAAGLGAIAFATFAIFSYVMGRIDASAYLQMFYLTDAGELTIFCLAIVGALIGFLWFNTHPAEVFMGDTGSLALGGALGAVAILLKSEFLLAFVGAVFAAETMSVILQRYVFKYRKKRYGLEYAKAHRVFRRAPLHHHFEMLGWDEAKVVVRFWIIGILCAFFALTTIKLR, from the coding sequence TTGCTCTACTATCTCCTAGTCCCGCTCATTCCGAAGTACCGCGTCTTCAACCTCATCACCTACATCTCCTTCCGTGCGGTCATGGCGGCGGTGACGGGGCTGATACTGTCGTTCATCCTCGGCCCGATCATTCTCAGTGCGCTGCGTCGTCAGGCCGTGCATCAGGTCGTCCGGGAAGGAACGCCCGATACCCACGCGTCCAAGGGCACGACCCCGACGATGGGTGGGCTGATCATCATCGCCTGCTCGATCATCCCGATCCTACTATGGTCGCGCTTCAGTCTGAGACGACCGTACGTGCTTGTGGCCATGTTCGTCATGCTCTGGATGGGCGCCATCGGTTTGCTCGACGATTATCTCAAGCTCAAACAGAAGCGGGAAGGGAAGAAGAACAGCGGCCTCGTCGAGCGCTACAAGCTGGCAGGCCAAGTGATCATCGGTGTCGCGCTCGGATGGTATTTGTGGAAGGATCCGCTGGTGCCGTACCTGCCGGGCGCGTCGACGTCGGTGCCGTTCTTCAAGTACGTCGTCGTCGTTCCCGCCGCGGGCTTCGCGTGGCTCTATGTCGTGTTCACGACGTTCATTCTCACGGGGACGAGCAACGCCGTGAACATGACCGACGGCCTCGATGGCCTGGCTGCGGGGCTTGGCGCGATCGCGTTCGCCACCTTTGCGATCTTCAGCTACGTGATGGGTCGCATCGACGCGAGCGCGTATTTACAAATGTTCTATTTGACCGACGCGGGCGAGCTGACGATTTTTTGCCTGGCCATCGTTGGCGCGTTGATTGGCTTTCTCTGGTTCAACACACATCCCGCCGAAGTTTTCATGGGTGACACCGGCTCCCTTGCGCTGGGCGGCGCGTTAGGCGCCGTCGCCATTCTGCTCAAATCGGAGTTTCTGCTTGCTTTCGTGGGTGCCGTCTTCGCGGCCGAAACGATGTCGGTGATTCTGCAGCGCTACGTGTTCAAGTATCGGAAAAAGCGCTACGGCCTCGAGTATGCGAAGGCTCACCGGGTTTTCCGCCGTGCACCCCTCCATCATCATTTCGAGATGCTGGGATGGGACGAGGCGAAAGTCGTGGTTCGTTTCTGGATCATCGGGATTCTCTGCGCTTTCTTTGCTCTCACGACCATCAAGCTCCGCTAA